A genomic stretch from Arthrobacter sp. KBS0702 includes:
- a CDS encoding exodeoxyribonuclease III, translated as MKIATWNVNSLRARADRVEAWLQRTDCDVLAIQETKCKDDNFPWELFERMGYEVAHFGLSQWNGVAIASRVGLDDVERTFMDQPVFGKGGKDEVQEARAIGATCGGIRVWSLYVPNGRALDDEHMPYKLSWLDTLRAHSEAWVKADPQAQIALMGDWNIAPRDEDVWDIDYFRTEGLTHVSEPERAAFRAFEDAGFADVVRPHAPGPGVYTYWDYTQLRFPKKEGMRIDFILASPALAARVTGASIDREERKGKGASDHAPVIAELAD; from the coding sequence GTGAAGATTGCTACCTGGAATGTGAACTCGCTCCGCGCCCGTGCCGACCGCGTTGAGGCCTGGCTACAGCGCACCGACTGCGATGTCCTGGCCATCCAGGAAACCAAATGCAAGGACGACAACTTCCCGTGGGAGCTGTTCGAACGGATGGGCTACGAGGTCGCCCACTTCGGCCTGAGCCAGTGGAACGGGGTCGCCATCGCCTCCCGCGTGGGCCTCGACGACGTCGAACGCACCTTTATGGACCAGCCCGTCTTCGGCAAGGGCGGCAAGGACGAAGTCCAGGAGGCCCGCGCGATCGGCGCCACCTGTGGCGGAATCCGGGTCTGGAGCCTCTACGTCCCCAACGGCCGGGCGCTCGACGATGAGCACATGCCCTACAAACTCAGCTGGCTGGACACCCTCCGGGCCCACTCCGAGGCGTGGGTCAAGGCCGACCCGCAGGCGCAGATCGCGCTGATGGGCGACTGGAACATCGCCCCGCGCGACGAGGACGTCTGGGACATCGACTATTTCCGCACCGAGGGCCTGACCCACGTCAGCGAACCGGAACGCGCGGCCTTCCGCGCCTTCGAGGACGCCGGCTTCGCCGACGTCGTCCGCCCGCACGCGCCGGGACCCGGGGTCTACACCTACTGGGACTATACCCAGCTGCGGTTCCCGAAGAAGGAAGGCATGCGGATCGACTTCATCCTTGCCTCCCCGGCGCTGGCTGCCCGCGTGACGGGCGCCTCGATCGACCGCGAAGAGCGCAAGGGCAAAGGCGCCTCGGACCATGCCCCGGTCATCGCGGAGCTGGCCGACTGA
- a CDS encoding CoA-acylating methylmalonate-semialdehyde dehydrogenase, giving the protein MVRELSHYIGGQHVEGTSGRFGDVYDPCTGEVQARLPLASAEEVRNVVANAEKGQLEWAAMNPQRRGRILLKFVDLVNQNMDELATLLSSEHGKTFLDAKGDIQRGIEVVEFAAGAPHLLKGEFSDSAGTGVDVHSLRQPLGVVAGITPFNFPAMIPLWKSGPALAAGNSFILKPSERDPSVPLRLAELFTEAGLPDGVFNVVNGDKEAVDALLEDPRVQAIGFVGSTPIAQYIYATAAAHGKRAQCFGGAKNHMVIMPDADLDMAADALIGAGFGSAGERCMAISVAVPVGKATGDALVAKLQERVADLKVGHSLAKDSDFGPVVAASAKERIEGYIASGVEEGATLLADGRGLKVEGYDGGFWVGPTLFDNVTKDMKIYREEIFGPVLSVLRAEDYDEALRLCSEHEFGNGVAIFTRDGDAARDFASRVQVGMVGINVPIPVPIAYYTFGGWKASGFGDLNQHGADAFRFYTKTKTVTTRWPSGIRQGASFVMPEGS; this is encoded by the coding sequence ATGGTTCGTGAGCTTTCCCATTACATCGGCGGGCAGCACGTGGAGGGCACCTCGGGGCGCTTCGGCGACGTCTACGACCCCTGCACCGGGGAGGTCCAGGCACGCCTCCCGCTGGCCAGCGCCGAGGAAGTCCGCAACGTGGTAGCCAACGCGGAGAAGGGCCAGCTGGAGTGGGCCGCCATGAACCCGCAGCGCCGCGGCCGGATCCTGCTGAAGTTCGTGGACCTGGTCAACCAGAACATGGACGAGCTCGCCACCCTGCTTTCCTCCGAGCACGGCAAGACCTTCCTGGACGCCAAGGGCGACATCCAGCGCGGCATCGAGGTGGTGGAGTTTGCCGCCGGCGCCCCGCACCTGCTCAAGGGCGAGTTCTCCGACAGCGCCGGGACCGGCGTCGACGTCCACTCGCTGCGGCAGCCGCTCGGCGTCGTCGCCGGTATCACCCCGTTCAATTTCCCGGCCATGATCCCGCTCTGGAAGTCCGGTCCCGCCCTGGCGGCCGGCAACTCCTTCATCCTCAAGCCCTCCGAGCGTGACCCCTCCGTGCCGCTGCGGCTGGCCGAGCTGTTCACCGAGGCCGGCCTGCCGGACGGTGTCTTCAACGTGGTCAATGGGGACAAGGAAGCCGTGGACGCGCTGCTGGAGGACCCACGCGTCCAGGCCATCGGCTTCGTCGGCTCCACCCCGATCGCGCAGTACATCTACGCCACCGCCGCGGCGCACGGCAAGCGCGCCCAGTGCTTCGGCGGCGCCAAGAACCACATGGTGATCATGCCCGACGCGGACCTGGACATGGCCGCTGATGCCCTGATCGGCGCCGGCTTCGGCTCCGCCGGCGAACGCTGCATGGCGATTTCCGTGGCTGTCCCGGTGGGCAAGGCCACCGGCGACGCGCTCGTGGCAAAGCTGCAGGAACGGGTCGCGGACCTCAAGGTGGGCCACAGCCTGGCCAAGGACTCGGACTTCGGCCCGGTCGTCGCCGCCTCCGCCAAGGAACGGATCGAGGGCTACATCGCCTCCGGCGTCGAGGAAGGCGCCACGTTGCTCGCGGACGGCCGCGGCCTCAAAGTCGAAGGCTACGACGGCGGCTTCTGGGTGGGTCCGACCCTCTTCGACAACGTCACCAAGGACATGAAGATCTACCGGGAGGAAATCTTCGGGCCGGTGCTCAGCGTGCTCCGCGCGGAAGACTACGACGAGGCCCTGCGCCTGTGCAGCGAGCACGAGTTCGGCAACGGCGTGGCCATCTTCACCCGCGACGGCGACGCCGCCCGCGACTTCGCGAGCCGCGTCCAGGTGGGCATGGTGGGCATCAACGTCCCGATTCCCGTGCCGATCGCCTACTACACCTTCGGCGGCTGGAAGGCCTCCG
- a CDS encoding LacI family DNA-binding transcriptional regulator, with amino-acid sequence MARTTDRAQRGGHSGVSIEDVAAAAGVSTATVSRAVRGLPRVSPATREKILDIAQALGYVASSSASGLATGRTRTIGVLAPFVSRWFFSKAIEGADRELHGRQYNLSLFNLGGHGSHRERLFSKTMVYKQIDALLVLCMALTREELEHLQKIDIPLVVVGGHVAGCAYIGIDDYEAASTAVRHLIGLGHKDIALLHGDDETDLNFDVPRVRIKAFQDVMAQAELDVRPEWDEWGDFTVHSGQEAFRRLWDRPGPKPTAIFCASDEMAMGVIFEARRADVRIPEDLSVVGIDDHEFSAAVGLTTVRQRPDEQAELGTKMLLDELDGIAGAVRSTVAPHRLVVRSTTAAPRRAEPLAPASGQQARRR; translated from the coding sequence GTGGCACGGACAACTGACAGGGCGCAACGCGGAGGCCACTCCGGCGTCAGCATCGAGGATGTGGCGGCGGCAGCCGGTGTCTCCACCGCCACCGTCTCCCGCGCCGTTCGGGGGCTGCCCCGGGTCTCGCCCGCCACCCGGGAGAAGATCCTCGACATCGCACAGGCCCTGGGCTACGTGGCCTCCTCCTCGGCGTCCGGCCTGGCCACCGGCCGCACCCGGACCATCGGGGTGTTGGCCCCCTTCGTCAGCCGCTGGTTCTTTTCCAAGGCGATCGAAGGGGCGGACCGGGAACTGCACGGCCGCCAGTACAACCTGTCGCTGTTCAACCTGGGCGGCCACGGCAGCCACCGCGAGCGTCTGTTCAGCAAGACCATGGTCTACAAGCAGATCGACGCCCTCCTGGTCCTCTGCATGGCCCTGACCCGGGAGGAACTGGAGCACCTGCAGAAGATCGACATCCCGCTCGTCGTCGTTGGCGGCCACGTCGCGGGCTGCGCCTACATCGGGATTGATGACTACGAAGCCGCATCCACCGCGGTGCGGCACCTGATCGGCCTGGGCCACAAGGACATTGCGCTGCTCCACGGCGACGACGAAACCGACCTGAATTTCGACGTTCCAAGGGTGCGGATCAAGGCCTTCCAGGACGTGATGGCCCAGGCGGAGCTGGACGTCCGGCCCGAGTGGGACGAGTGGGGGGACTTCACCGTCCACAGCGGCCAGGAAGCGTTCCGCCGGCTGTGGGACCGGCCCGGGCCCAAGCCCACCGCGATCTTTTGCGCCTCGGACGAGATGGCCATGGGGGTCATCTTCGAGGCCCGCCGGGCGGATGTCCGGATCCCGGAGGATCTCTCGGTGGTGGGAATCGATGACCACGAATTTTCCGCCGCCGTCGGCCTCACCACCGTGCGGCAGCGCCCCGACGAGCAGGCCGAACTCGGCACCAAGATGCTGCTCGACGAACTCGACGGCATCGCAGGGGCGGTGCGTTCCACCGTGGCCCCGCACCGGCTGGTCGTGCGGAGCACGACGGCGGCCCCGCGCCGTGCGGAGCCGCTTGCGCCGGCGTCGGGCCAGCAGGCCAGGCGGCGCTAG